One window of Amaranthus tricolor cultivar Red isolate AtriRed21 chromosome 11, ASM2621246v1, whole genome shotgun sequence genomic DNA carries:
- the LOC130827371 gene encoding LOW QUALITY PROTEIN: glutathione gamma-glutamylcysteinyltransferase 1-like (The sequence of the model RefSeq protein was modified relative to this genomic sequence to represent the inferred CDS: inserted 1 base in 1 codon; deleted 1 base in 1 codon), producing MATAGLCRRILPSPSAIDFASIEGKKLHMEALRDGTLEGYFKLISHFQTQSEPAYCGLASLSMVLNALAIDPGRTWKGPWRWFDESMLDCYEPLEKVKSKGIFFGKLTCLAHCAGANVQAFRTNKSSIKELRNYVEKCSKSDECHVISHYHRGIFKQTGSGHFSPIGGYHSGRDLALILDVARFKYPPHWVPLSLLWEVMDTTVGESCERRGYMLISRPQQDPALLYNLSCKHDSWASIAKYLVEDVXLLLRSEDGKDIVGAISVVCISLPSNFREFIKWVAEVRRHEDDDLGLSQEEMRRLMLKEELLKQVQETDLYKQVTKFLSSAYMCSRNGAMLGHEHSLSDVAAAVCCEVAGFLTSQPGSSGGFFCEKTCVKWISGDGGKPVTIVSGTVKDGLSNHGLQILVPIIYQQSNCCFDPRDCLGMHPTGNDVLFVLLLALPMQTWSGIKDESLAQELASLVSTENLPVLLKDEVLHLRRQLILLKRCQANEMDGDLSAPPL from the exons ATGGCGACGGCTGGATTATGTCGTCGAATCCTTCCATCACCT TCCGCCATTGATTTTGCTTCCATTGAAGGCAAG AAACTTCACATGGAAGCTCTTCGAGATGGAACCTTGGAAGgttattttaaattgatttccCACTTTCAGACGCAGTCTGAGCCTGCATATTGTGGATTAGCCAGTCTTTCAATGGTCTTAAATGCACTTGCCATTGATCCTGGGAGAACCTGGAAAG GACCATGGAGATGGTTTGATGAGTCTATGTTGGACTGCTATGAGCCTCTAGAAAAAGTTAAATCTAAAGGGATTTTCTTTGGGAAACTCACTTGTTTGGCTCACTGTGCTGGTGCAAATGTTCAAGCTTTCCGTACTAACAAGAGCTCTATCAAAGAGCTCAGGAATTATGTAGAGAAATGTTCAAAATCTGATGAGTGTCATGTCATCTCTCACTATCATAGGGGAATTTTCAAGCAG ACTGGATCCGGTCACTTCTCTCCTATTGGTGGTTATCATTCTGGAAGAGACTTAGCACTGATCCTGGATGTTGCACGTTTTAAATACCCACCTCATTGGGTCCCATTATCTCTTCTTTGGGAAGTGATGGATACTACTGTTGGAGAAAGCTGTGAACGCAGAGG GTACATGCTTATATCAAGACCGCAACAAGATCCAGCACTTCTATATAACTTG AGCTGCAAACATGACAGCTGGGCCAGTATAGCAAAATACTTGGTGGAGGATG CTCTTCTCTTGAGGTCAGAAGATGGAAAGGACATTGTGGGGGCCATCTCCGTTGTTTGCATATCATTACCCTCAAACTTTAGGGAATTTATTAAGTGGGTGGCTGAAGTTCGAAGGCATGAAGACGATGATCTAGGTCTAAGCCAGGAGGAGATGAGAAGGTTGATGCTGAAG GAAGAGTTACTTAAACAAGTTCAGGAGACAGATTTATACAAGCAAGTAACCAAATTTCTTTCCTCAGCATACATGTGTTCCAGAAATGGTGCCATGTTAGGTCACGAGCACAGTTTATCCGATGTTGCAGCAGCTGTTTGTTGTGAGGTGGCAGGATTTTTAACTAGTCAACCTGGATCTTCTGGTGGATTTTTCTGTGAGAAAACATGTGTAAAATGGATAAGCGGTGATGGTGGCAAGCCCGTAACAATAGTCTCTGGAACAGTAAAGGATGGTTTGAGTAATCATGGGCTTCAAATTTTGGTCCCCATAATTTATCAGCAATCCAATTGCTGCTTCGACCCAAGGGATTGTTTGGGAATGCACCCTACtggaaatgatgttttatttGTACTTTTGCTTGCACTGCCTATGCAAACATGGTCTGGTATTAAGGATGAATCACTTGCGCAAGAATTGGCAAGCCTTGTTTCAACTGAAAATCTTCCGGTTTTACTGAAGGATGAG GTATTGCACTTGCGACGTCAACTCATTCTTCTCAAGAGATGTCAAGCTAACGAGATGGATGGTGATCTAAGTGCACCTCCCTTGTAG
- the LOC130826927 gene encoding WEB family protein At5g16730, chloroplastic-like gives MSSKSKSGLYETPASKPAPNTPRVAKLGKPGSNKSDADSPSPVTNSRLSIDRTSPRTVTSKPTITRSSTRLSTPEKPQSRIFKPSELQAQLSAAQDDLKKAKEKLVLSEKEKNQALNELKEAKKQADEANGKLQEALAAQKQAEDCSEIEKFRAVEVEQAGIEAAQKKEEEWKKELEAVRSQHAIDMTALLKATEELQRVQQELAMVTDAKNQALSHADDATKIAEIHAEKVEVLSSELVKLKGLLEPNANNGDSEDLVVVELRAELGGLRQELEKARTFEQEFAEKEKSYENIVGDLKLEIETLKEEFDKAKAREVGLVEEKELAVSELKAEMGSLEQELEKTKCREQDLNEKNTSYEKIVDELKLELGSLQDELEKAKVFKDEMIDKEESHKKIVSRLEFEVESLNKELDEAKGFKQQLSEKMVSYDQTVMELKTQIDLLEQECEKAENLNEELVEREKSKVKEFESKIYSLQQELDLANSFQEKLVEKEEAYEQLNVELEAARMAESYALNLLDEWKKRAEELENKVAESDRLERSASESLGSVMKQLEGNSDLLHEAECEISGLKEKVSLLEISLEKKKEDLEDMERRFEEANKKAREATEKIELLKSELESVTEEKALALENEKLAASSVQDLLEEKNKLINELDTLKEEEEKSKKAMESLASALHEVSAEAREAKESLLSSQVEHENFEMQIEHLQLVLKATSEKYEAMLEDSKREIDQLTSTVEQSKIDFDTQMEDLKVVLKASNEKYESMLDESKQEIDHLSREIERSTLEHRNEKAEWEVKEEELRDRIKTLEEEKSTIEQSGVNYEETKVEWERKELDFVNSVKKSEEEKLSMEKEIMRLVNLLREAEEKASATQEEGSQLRNTLGEVMSESVSLKQARDEAEGESLKLKDALRGKENELQNMIRENEQLRAAEDANAWKIDELTKLLEEAKSYHKTQENGELSDSDKDYDMLPKVVEFSEENGHTRENKPKVELLTHQTEREEKELPAGMSNGVSEGVKTGVLAETQNVDGKLASTENKDPAHDETSESEAKMWESYKVDKDFSTEMETEQGSLDDEVDSKTECAESVDQMNEIPSDNGANSDSKQKKKKPLYRKFGNLLKKGISNQK, from the exons ATGTCTTCCAAGTCCAA ATCTGGTTTATATGAAACTCCTGCAAGCAAGCCTGCACCAAATACACCCAGAGTTGCTAAGTTAGGAAAGCCAGGATCCAATAAATCAGATGCTGATTCACCTTCTCCTGTTACCAATTCTCGGCTGTCGATCGATCGTACATCACCGAGGACTGTGACCTCGAAACCAACCATTACTCGGTCCTCTACTCGACTATCTACACCAGAA AAGCCACAGTCGCGTATTTTCAAGCCATCAGAGTTGCAGGCCCAATTATCAGCTGCTCAAGATGATCTGAAGAAAGCAAAAGAAAAGTTAGTTTTGTCCGAAAAAGAGAAGAATCAAGCGCTGAATGAGCTGAAAGAGGCGAAGAAACAAGCCGATGAGGCCAATGGGAAGCTTCAGGAGGCTTTGGCGGCTCAAAAACAAGCTGAGGACTGCTCGGAAATCGAAAAATTCCGAGCTGTTGAGGTCGAGCAAGCTGGGATTGAGGCTGCACAGAAGAAGGAAGAGGAATGGAAGAAAGAGTTAGAAGCTGTACGGAGTCAACATGCCATAGATATGACTGCACTCCTCAAAGCTACCGAAGAACTCCAAAGGGTTCAGCAAGAGCTTGCCATGGTTACTGATGCCAAGAACCAGGCTCTTAGTCATGCCGATGATGCCACCAAGATTGCGGAGATTCACGCCGAAAAGGTCGAAGTTCTCTCATCGGAGCTTGTAAAGTTGAAGGGTTTGCTCGAGCCGAACGCCAACAATGGGGATTCTGAGGATCTGGTAGTAGTAGAATTGAGAGCGGAATTGGGTGGTTTAAGGCAAGAGCTTGAAAAGGCGAGAACTTTCGAGCAAGAATTCGCTGAGAAAGAAAAATCGTATGAGAACATTGTGGGCGATCTGAAATTGGAGATTGAAACCCTTAAGGAAGAGTTTGACAAGGCGAAGGCACGTGAGGTGGGTTTGGTTGAAGAAAAGGAATTGGCTGTGAGTGAACTGAAAGCCGAGATGGGTTCTTTGGAACAAGAGCTCGAGAAAACGAAGTGTCGTGAGCAGGATTTGAATGAGAAAAACACGTCTTATGAAAAGATCGTAGACGAGCTTAAGTTAGAGTTGGGTTCTTTACAAGACGAGTTGGAGAAGGCAAAAGTGTTTAAAGACGAGATGATCGACAAAGAAGAGTCTCACAAGAAGATCGTTTCTCGGCTAGAGTTTGAGGTTGAATCTTTGAATAAAGAGCTTGATGAAGCGAAGGGCTTTAAACAGCAATTATCGGAGAAGATGGTATCCTATGACCAGACTGTTATGGAGCTCAAGACACAGATAGATCTCCTAGAGCAAGAGTGTGAAAAGGCTGAGAATCTGAACGAGGAATTGGTCGAGCGAGAGAAATCAAAGGTGAAAGAGTTTGAATCGAAGATTTATTCACTGCAGCAAGAGTTAGATTTGGCGAACAGTTTTCAGGAGAAGCTGGTCGAAAAGGAAGAGGCGTATGAACAGCTAAATGTAGAGCTGGAAGCGGCAAGGATGGCGGAATCTTATGCTTTGAATCTGCTTGATGAATGGAAGAAGCGAGCTGAGGAACTTGAAAATAAGGTGGCTGAATCGGATAGGCTAGAGAGATCGGCTTCTGAATCATTGGGTTCGGTTATGAAGCAGCTTGAAGGAAATAGCGACTTGCTTCATGAGGCGGAATGTGAAATTTCGGGTCTTAAGGAGAAGGTGTCGTTGTTGGAAATATCGCttgagaaaaagaaagaggattTGGAGGATATGGAACGCCGTTTTGAAGAAGCAAACAAAAAAGCCCGAGAAGCAACTGAGAAGATAGAGTTATTAAAGTCCGAGCTTGAAAGTGTGACCGAGGAGAAAGCATTGGCTTTGGAGAACGAAAAACTCGCAGCTTCTAGTGTTCAGGACCTTCTAGAAGAGAAGAATAAACTCATTAACGAGCTTGATACGTTGaaagaagaagaggagaagaGCAAGAAAGCAATGGAGAGCTTAGCGTCTGCGTTACATGAAGTTTCCGCTGAAGCAAGGGAGGCTAAAGAGAGCTTGTTATCGAGCCAAGTGGAGCATGAAAACTTCGAAATGCAAATCGAGCATCTTCAGCTCGTTCTAAAAGCAACAAGCGAAAAGTATGAGGCTATGCTCGAAGATTCCAAACGAGAGATCGATCAGCTTACGAGCACAGTAGAACAATCAAAAATAGATTTTGATACCCAAATGGAAGATCTTAAGGTGGTTTTGAAGGCTTCGAATGAGAAGTACGAAAGCATGCTTGACGAGTCAAAACAGGAAATTGATCATCTTTCAAGAGAGATCGAACGATCCACGCTTGAGCACCGAAACGAGAAGGCCGAGTGGGAGGTAAAAGAGGAAGAGTTGAGGGACCGTATTAAAACTTTggaagaagaaaaatcaacaatcgAACAGTCGGGGGTGAATTACGAGGAAACTAAGGTGGAGTGGGAACGGAAAGAGCTGGATTTTGTCAATAGTGTGAAAAAATCAGAGGAAGAAAAGCTGTCGATGGAGAAAGAAATAATGAGGTTGGTGAATTTGCTTAGGGAAGCCGAGGAAAAAGCTAGTGCGACTCAAGAAGAAGGATCTCAGTTGAGAAATACACTCGGAGAGGTTATGTCAGAGTCGGTTTCCCTTAAGCAAGCCCGTGATGAAGCGGAGGGCGAGAGCTTGAAGTTAAAGGATGCTCTTCGTGGGAAAGAAAATGAATTGCAGAACATGATCCGGGAAAATGAGCAGCTTCGAGCTGCAGAAGATGCGAATGCGTGGAAGATAGACGAACTGACGAAATTGCTTGAAGAAGCCAAGTCCTACCACAAAACCCAAGAAAACGGTGAGCTCTCGGATAGTGATAAAGACTACGATATGCTGCCAAAAGTCGTAGAGTTTTCTGAAGAAAACGGGCACACGAGGGAAAATAAGCCAAAAGTCGAGCTTCTAACTCATCAAACCGAGAGAGAAGAGAAGGAATTGCCTGCGGGAATGAGCAATGGTGTAAGCGAGGGAGTTAAAACTGGGGTTTTGGCCGAGACCCAGAATGTTGATGGAAAACTCGCATCAACGGAGAATAAAGACCCGGCTCATGACGAAACCTCAGAATCCGAAGCGAAGATGTGGGAGAGTTACAAGGTGGATAAAGACTTCTCGACAGAGATGGAAACGGAACAAGGTTCATTGGACGATGAAGTCGATTCGAAGACGGAATGTGCTGAAAGTGTTGATCAGATGAACGAGATTCCATCAGATAACGGTGCAAACTCCGACTCAAAACAGAAGAAGAAAAAACCGCTGTACAGGAAATTTGGAAATCTACTCAAGAAGGGTATTAGCAATCAAAAGTAG